The following coding sequences are from one Nicotiana tabacum cultivar K326 chromosome 1, ASM71507v2, whole genome shotgun sequence window:
- the LOC142164559 gene encoding uncharacterized protein LOC142164559 — translation MAARTELDHNHPLFLYPSDTTGAPIISIQLTGSDNYTTWSRAMEIQLLGKNKLGLVDMTLRKGIVYAKNATAIWEDLRERFDKVNTSRVYELHKGIATIMQGIDNVSVYFSKLCNLWDEFDNMIPPPCDCPRSKIFIEFMQQQKVLQFLMRLNETYEQARSQILMTSPTPSITKAYSMLVERVNQRTIANTTITGDGNEPAALLASKNDTY, via the exons ATGGCGGCAAGAACAGAATTGGATCATAATCATCCACTTTTCCTCTATCCTTCTGATACGACAGGTGCACCGATTATATCGATCCAGCTGACTGGTTCAGATAATTACACTACTTGGAGTAGAGCGATGGAGATCCAATTGCTTGGAAAGAACAAGCTAGGACTGGTCGATATGACTCTGAGAAAGG GAATAGTCTATGCCAAAAATGCTACGGCTATTTGGGAAGATCTGAGGGAGCGATTTGACAAAGTAAATACTTCACGAGTCTATGAACTGCACAAAGGAATAGCAACAATTATGCAAGGTATTGACAATGTATCAGTGTATTTCTCTAAATTGTGCAATCTATGGGATGAATTTGATAATATGATACCACCTCCATGTGATTGTCCAAGATCTAAAATTTTTATTGAGTTCATGCAACAACAGAAAGTTTTACAATTCCTAATGAGATTAAATGAAACATACGAGCAAGCTAGGAGCCAGATTTTGATGACTAGTCCAACTCCAAGCATTACCAAAGCATACTCAATGCTAGTTGAAAGAGTGAACCAGAGGACAATAGCTAACACTACAATAACAGGGGATGGAAATGAACCTGCAGCCCTTCTAGCTAGTAAAAACGATACATATTAG